Proteins encoded together in one Sinorhizobium meliloti window:
- a CDS encoding ABC transporter substrate-binding protein, giving the protein MMKKLGLAATMLMGLTLSGHAETLKWGAARDIYSLDPYSYGDSYTLSFLNHVYEGLVRYDADLKIEPALAESWETVSDTVWRFHLRKGVKFHDGADFTADDVLASLKRVSDPVSPLRGNLPAYKSSKKVDDHTIDIELSGPYPLLLNDLTNIHVFDAGWLKTNNSEKPTDVGAKIEGYATYHTNGTGPFKLESRVPDSKTVLVKNPDWWDKTSKSNIDRIEFTPITSAATRVAALLSGEVNFTENAPSQDLPRLQAQPDLKVMERTDLRTVMVGFNRKPELANGSENKFNDLRVRQAFAHALDRDLIQQRVMRGKSRTAGAVVAPEIPGYAPELDTTLAFDPALSKKLLAEAGASDYPFTLVCTTDAYVNEEELCQGLVNLLSRAGFKPQLDIAPTAAQAPKRTSGKADVYLIGWATEPMLDSYSILLQMIQTKTANAGVFNWGGWSYPEIDKLIVQASTEMDRTKRLTLQSKALQMVKDEIVMLPLHQQPMAWVMSNKIEKIVQLPDNKPRHWLTQFAE; this is encoded by the coding sequence ATGATGAAGAAACTTGGCCTCGCGGCCACGATGCTGATGGGCCTGACCTTGTCCGGCCATGCCGAAACGCTGAAATGGGGAGCGGCGCGCGATATCTACTCGCTTGATCCCTATTCCTATGGCGACAGCTATACGCTGTCCTTTCTCAATCACGTCTATGAAGGATTGGTGCGCTATGACGCCGATCTGAAGATCGAACCGGCCCTTGCCGAATCCTGGGAAACCGTTTCCGATACGGTCTGGCGCTTTCACTTGCGCAAAGGCGTGAAATTCCACGATGGCGCGGATTTCACTGCCGACGACGTGCTCGCATCCCTGAAGCGCGTCAGCGATCCGGTTTCGCCGCTTCGCGGCAATCTGCCGGCCTACAAGTCCTCCAAGAAGGTGGACGACCATACGATCGATATCGAGCTGAGCGGGCCCTATCCACTGCTTCTCAACGACCTCACCAACATCCACGTCTTCGACGCCGGCTGGCTGAAGACCAACAATTCGGAAAAGCCGACCGATGTCGGCGCGAAGATCGAAGGCTACGCCACCTATCACACCAACGGCACCGGTCCGTTCAAGCTGGAAAGCCGGGTCCCGGATTCCAAGACGGTCCTCGTGAAGAACCCGGACTGGTGGGACAAGACCTCCAAATCCAACATCGACCGCATCGAGTTCACGCCGATCACCTCGGCGGCGACGCGCGTCGCCGCGCTCCTTTCCGGCGAAGTCAACTTCACGGAAAACGCACCGTCGCAGGATCTGCCGCGGCTGCAGGCGCAGCCCGACCTGAAGGTCATGGAGCGCACCGATCTGCGTACCGTCATGGTCGGCTTCAACCGCAAGCCGGAACTCGCGAACGGTTCGGAGAACAAGTTCAACGACCTGCGCGTGCGTCAGGCTTTTGCCCATGCGCTCGACCGGGATCTGATCCAGCAGCGCGTCATGCGCGGCAAGTCGCGCACGGCAGGCGCGGTGGTCGCGCCGGAAATTCCGGGTTACGCTCCCGAGCTGGACACGACGCTGGCATTCGACCCTGCCCTCTCGAAGAAGCTTCTGGCCGAGGCTGGCGCTTCGGACTATCCGTTCACGCTGGTCTGCACGACCGACGCCTATGTGAACGAGGAAGAGCTTTGCCAGGGGCTGGTGAACCTGCTGAGCCGCGCAGGCTTCAAACCGCAGCTCGACATTGCCCCCACCGCCGCACAGGCGCCGAAGCGTACGAGCGGCAAGGCCGATGTCTATCTGATCGGCTGGGCCACGGAACCGATGCTCGACAGCTATTCGATCCTTCTCCAGATGATTCAGACGAAGACGGCCAATGCCGGCGTCTTCAACTGGGGCGGCTGGAGCTATCCGGAGATCGATAAGCTGATCGTGCAGGCGTCGACCGAAATGGACCGCACCAAGCGCCTGACGCTGCAAAGCAAAGCGCTGCAAATGGTGAAGGACGAGATCGTGATGCTGCCCTTGCACCAGCAGCCGATGGCCTGGGTCATGTCGAACAAGATCGAAAAGATCGTGCAGCTGCCGGACAACAAGCCGCGCCACTGGCTGACGCAGTTTGCCGAATAA
- a CDS encoding ABC transporter permease, whose amino-acid sequence MLVFIIKRLANAVMVMLAVALLAFLIFRLAGDPVEMMANEQMTQTDRDNLRERLGLNDGLMTQYTRFVVNAAQGNFGISYRNGQDVLSLIAERFPATLELVLVATLISLLLGLPLGVLTAIKRGKWYTEGLQFISIVGVSLPSFVVGILLILVFSVTFGWLPAFGRGDVVQLGFWSTGLLTPSGRAAILLPSVALSLYQVTLVMRLVRAEMLEVLRSDYVKFARARGIPRWRIYFRHALRNCLMPVVTMTAMNVGSLIAFALITETVFQWPGMGMLFIQAVTFLDIPVMAAYLCIISFIFVVLNTLVDIAYAVIDPRLRTAR is encoded by the coding sequence ATGCTGGTTTTTATCATAAAGCGCCTGGCAAACGCCGTCATGGTGATGTTGGCCGTCGCTTTGCTGGCCTTTCTGATTTTCCGGCTGGCGGGCGATCCCGTCGAGATGATGGCCAACGAGCAGATGACGCAGACCGACCGCGACAATCTGCGTGAACGTCTGGGCCTCAACGATGGCCTGATGACACAATATACCCGGTTCGTGGTCAACGCCGCGCAGGGCAATTTCGGCATCTCCTACCGCAACGGCCAGGACGTGCTGAGCCTGATCGCCGAACGCTTTCCGGCGACCCTGGAGCTGGTGCTGGTTGCCACGCTGATCTCCCTGCTGCTCGGCCTGCCCCTCGGCGTGCTGACCGCGATCAAGCGCGGCAAATGGTATACGGAGGGCCTGCAGTTTATCTCCATTGTCGGGGTCTCGCTGCCGAGCTTCGTCGTCGGCATCCTGCTGATCCTCGTCTTCTCGGTTACGTTCGGCTGGCTCCCGGCTTTCGGTCGCGGCGATGTCGTGCAGCTTGGCTTCTGGTCGACGGGGCTCCTGACGCCCTCGGGCCGCGCGGCGATCCTGCTGCCGTCCGTCGCTCTGTCGCTTTATCAGGTCACGCTGGTCATGCGTCTGGTCCGCGCTGAAATGCTGGAAGTGCTGCGATCTGATTACGTGAAATTTGCCCGCGCGCGCGGCATTCCGCGCTGGCGCATCTATTTCCGCCATGCGCTGCGCAACTGCCTGATGCCGGTCGTGACCATGACCGCGATGAATGTCGGTTCGCTGATTGCCTTCGCGCTCATCACCGAAACCGTGTTCCAGTGGCCAGGCATGGGCATGCTCTTCATCCAGGCCGTGACCTTCCTCGATATTCCGGTGATGGCGGCCTATCTCTGCATCATTTCCTTCATCTTCGTCGTGCTCAACACGCTGGTGGACATTGCCTATGCGGTAATCGATCCCCGCTTGCGTACAGCCCGCTGA
- a CDS encoding ABC transporter permease, protein MSIQTSQTPPVTHPSLFQRVRQSDLWWSFTHSKTAMFSAALLAILILTALFAPLIAPQNPYDGAALDMWKAELPPVWEEGGEWPYLLGTDTQGRDMLSAILYGTRISIVIGIASVALSLLIGMSAGLIAGYFGGFIDNLLMRFGDITLSIPTILVAILVSTVVRQMLPVSLREVGASAVLILAIALSAWVQYARTVRAQTIVEAGKDYVSAARLIGVPARRIMASHILPNTLTPIMVAATLNFGMAILTEATLSFLGIGMPPSQPSLGTLIRIGNQFLFSGSWWIVLFPVIQLCLLVVAVNMLGDWLRDALNPKLR, encoded by the coding sequence ATGAGTATCCAGACTTCTCAAACTCCGCCCGTCACCCATCCATCGCTTTTCCAGCGTGTCCGCCAAAGTGATTTGTGGTGGTCGTTCACCCATAGCAAGACGGCGATGTTCAGCGCCGCGTTGCTGGCGATCCTGATCCTGACGGCACTGTTCGCACCGCTGATCGCACCGCAGAACCCCTATGACGGCGCAGCGCTCGACATGTGGAAGGCCGAACTGCCGCCGGTATGGGAGGAAGGCGGAGAATGGCCCTATCTTCTCGGCACCGACACGCAGGGCCGCGACATGCTGTCGGCCATTCTCTACGGGACGCGCATTTCCATCGTCATCGGCATCGCCTCGGTGGCGCTCTCCCTGCTGATCGGCATGAGCGCGGGGCTGATCGCCGGCTACTTCGGCGGGTTCATCGACAATCTGCTGATGCGCTTCGGCGACATCACGCTGTCCATTCCGACCATCCTCGTCGCCATTCTCGTCTCGACGGTCGTGCGTCAGATGCTGCCTGTCAGCCTGCGAGAGGTCGGGGCGTCCGCGGTGCTCATCCTCGCCATCGCGTTATCCGCCTGGGTGCAATATGCCCGCACGGTTCGCGCGCAGACCATCGTCGAAGCCGGAAAGGACTACGTGTCGGCGGCGCGGCTGATCGGCGTCCCTGCCCGGCGCATCATGGCCAGTCATATCCTGCCCAACACGCTGACGCCGATCATGGTGGCGGCCACGCTCAACTTCGGCATGGCGATCCTCACCGAAGCCACGCTTTCGTTCCTCGGTATCGGCATGCCGCCGAGCCAGCCGTCTCTGGGAACGCTGATCCGCATCGGCAATCAGTTCCTGTTTTCCGGATCCTGGTGGATCGTGCTCTTCCCAGTCATTCAGCTCTGCCTGCTGGTCGTCGCCGTCAACATGCTCGGCGACTGGCTCCGCGATGCTCTCAATCCGAAACTGAGGTAA